One genomic window of Glycine soja cultivar W05 chromosome 9, ASM419377v2, whole genome shotgun sequence includes the following:
- the LOC114366828 gene encoding F-box/kelch-repeat protein SKIP25-like: MADSSSSSSSKRQKQHDDDDDDVEEQQPLIPGLPDHIAELCLSSINHSLLFSISHSCRRLIYSPSFPPFFSLYAILSHSSATIHFHTFDPISATWLPLPPHPPLHHLLLRRHPSFLSRSLSVQSVSSSNRLVLLAATTHNLSPALPQPLIFHPLTKTWSFGPTLSTPRRWCALGSLGPTVYVASGIGSHFSIHVARSLQKWNLQNPNAVWEKKTELKDGRFSREAIDAVGWKQKLCMVNVKGDAAKEGVVYDVAEDAWKEMPEGMLYGWRGPVAAMEEEVMYVVDEAKGVLRRYVEEQDAWEDILENKRLKGAEQIVAQRGKLCVVSPSSGISVVDVAAVPPRIVPILLPEEFEPVAVHILPRMPADQ; encoded by the coding sequence ATGGCcgactcttcttcttcttcttcttccaaacGCCAAAAGcaacatgatgatgatgatgatgatgttgaagAACAACAACCTCTGATCCCAGGTCTCCCCGACCACATAGCAGAATTGTGTCTCTCCTCCATCAACCATTCTCTCTTATTCTCAATCTCCCACTCCTGCCGCCGTCTCATATACTCCCCTTCCTTCCctccctttttctctctctacgcCATTCTCTCCCACTCCTCCGCCACCATCCACTTCCACACCTTCGACCCCATCTCCGCCACCTGGCTCCCCCTCCCTCCCCACCCTCCcctccaccacctcctcctccGCCGCCACCCCTCCTTCCTCTCCCGCAGCCTCTCCGTTCAGTCCGTCTCCTCCTCCAACCGCCTCGTCCTCCTCGCCGCCACCACCCACAACCTCTCCCCGGCCCTCCCCCAGCCCCTGATCTTCCACCCCCTCACCAAAACCTGGTCCTTCGGCCCCACCCTCTCCACCCCGCGCCGCTGGTGCGCCCTCGGCTCCCTGGGCCCCACCGTCTACGTCGCCAGCGGTATCGGCTCCCACTTCTCCATCCACGTCGCGCGCTCCCTCCAGAAATGGAACCTCCAAAACCCCAACGCCGTCTGGGAAAAGAAAACGGAGCTCAAGGACGGCAGGTTCAGCAGAGAAGCCATCGACGCCGTTGGATGGAAGCAGAAACTCTGCATGGTCAACGTCAAGGGAGACGCCGCGAAAGAAGGAGTGGTCTATGACGTGGCGGAGGATGCTTGGAAGGAGATGCCGGAGGGGATGCTGTACGGCTGGAGAGGACCCGTTGCGGCCATGGAAGAGGAAGTCATGTACGTTGTGGACGAAGCCAAAGGTGTTCTCAGAAGATACGTGGAGGAACAGGACGCGTGGGAAGACATTCTCGAGAATAAGAGACTCAAAGGAGCCGAACAAATCGTCGCTCAGAGAGGAAAACTGTGCGTCGTTTCGCCTTCTTCCGGGATCTCCGTCGTCGATGTCGCCGCTGTGCCGCCGCGGATTGTGCCGATTTTGCTGCCGGAAGAGTTCGAGCCGGTGGCCGTTCACATCTTACCCCGGATGCCAGCCGACCAGTGA
- the LOC114366984 gene encoding cytochrome P450 89A2-like, which translates to MGLWFYLLACISTYILLQSLHKVIRNKRLPPSPPAIPILGNIFWLLKSSKNFADLEPVLRSLRSKYGNIVSIHIGSTPSIFITCHEAAHRALVKNGTIFADRPLALQTTQVFFPNQYTVTTSPYGHNWRFMRQNLMQVIQPSRLSLYSHCRKWALSILKKHILDEIELGNKAIAIDSYFNSTLYALFSYICFGDKFDEETVRNIQRVQHCFLHNFIKFNVLNFVPVLSKIVFRRLWREILGIRQSQVNVFLPIIKARHEKIKGKVGVKDENEEEFKPYVDTLFDMKLPSNGCKLKDEELVSMCAEFMIGGTDTTVTTWIWTMANLVKYQHIQEKLFDEIKEVVEPDEDIEVEHLKRMPYLKAVVLETLRRHPPGHFILPRAVTQDTVMDGHDIPKNAIVNFLVAEFGWDPNVWEDPMEFKPERFLRHGGDSKFDLKGTIEIKMMPFGAGRRVCPAISMATLHLEYFVANLVRDFKWALEDGCEVDMSEKQAFTIVMKNPLRPCVSLRST; encoded by the coding sequence atgggatTATGGTTTTATCTTCTTGCATGTATTTCTACCTATATACTTCTTCAATCCCTTCACAAAGTCATCCGCAATAAGAGGCTACCACCAAGCCCTCCTGCCATACCCATCTTAGGTAACATATTTTGGCTCCTTAAGTCATCAAAGAATTTTGCTGATCTTGAACCTGTCCTTCGCTCTTTACGTTCCAAGTACGGTAACATTGTTTCCATTCACATTGGTTCTACACCTTCCATTTTCATAACATGTCACGAAGCTGCTCATAGAGCACTTGTTAAAAATGGCACTATCTTTGCTGATCGTCCTTTGGCTCTTCAAACCACCCAAGTTTTCTTCCCTAACCAATACACCGTTACTACTTCTCCCTATGGCCACAATTGGAGGTTTATGCGCCAAAACTTAATGCAAGTAATTCAACCTTCTAGATTAAGTTTATATTCTCATTGTCGAAAATGGGCATTAAGTATATTAAAGAAACATATTCTAGATGAAATTGAGCTGGGGAATAAGGCCATAGCAATTGATAGTTATTTCAATTCTACATTATAtgctttattttcatatatatgttttggagACAAATTTGATGAGGAAACCGTTAGGAATATCCAGAGGGTGCAACATTGTTTTCTTCACAATTTCATTAAATTCAATGTGTTGAATTTCGTACCGGTCTTGTCTAAGATCGTGTTTAGGAGATTGTGGAGAGAGATCTTGGGAATTCGTCAAAGTCAGGTGAATGTGTTCCTCCCTATCATAAAAGCACGCCATGAGAAAATAAAAGGCAAGGTAGGTGTTAAAGATGAGAATGAAGAAGAGTTTAAGCCTTATGTGGATACCCTTTTTGATATGAAACTCCCTAGCAATGGATGCAAGCTAAAGGATGAAGAGTTGGTGAGTATGTGTGCTGAGTTTATGATAGGTGGCACAGACACAACGGTTACGACGTGGATATGGACCATGGCGAATTTAGTGAAGTACCAACACATACAAGAGAAGTTGTTTGATGAAATTAAGGAAGTTGTGGAACCTGATGAGGACATTGAGGTGGAGCATTTGAAAAGGATGCCTTATTTGAAGGCTGTGGTGTTAGAGACCTTAAGGAGGCACCCTCCGGGGCATTTTATATTGCCTAGGGCAGTCACACAGGACACTGTTATGGACGGTCATGATATACCAAAAAATGCAATTGTGAATTTTCTTGTGGCTGAATTTGGGTGGGATCCAAATGTGTGGGAAGATCCTATGGAGTTTAAACCAGAGAGGTTTTTGAGGCATGGTGGAGATTCTAAATTTGATCTGAAAGGGACTATAGAGATCAAAATGATGCCTTTTGGTGCAGGAAGGAGAGTTTGTCCTGCAATTAGTATGGCAACACTTCACCTTGAGTACTTTGTGGCCAATTTGGTGAGGGATTTTAAATGGGCACTTGAAGATGGGTGTGAAGTTGACATGAGTGAGAAGCAGGCCTTCACTATTGTGATGAAGAATCCTTTGAGACCATGTGTGTCTCTAAGAAGCACTTGA
- the LOC114424962 gene encoding phytochrome-interacting ankyrin-repeat protein 1-like: protein MLEEQPVVLFRKSPSRRRLRSAFDTDDRGWTSLHVFARKGELKLVKKLINEGMDVNVSAWGPKSKGVTPLHLAAEGGHIGVMDVLLERGADIDARTKGACGWTPLHIAAKERRRDAVKFLLENGAFMPPDISDSRFNPPLHYCPGLEWAYEEMKRLRQEDLSAGETSYSSES, encoded by the exons ATGCTCGAGGAACAGCCTGTTGTTTTGTTCAGGAAGAGCCCTTCCAGGAGGCGCTTGAGATCTGCCTTTGATACCGATGATAGGGGTTGGACCTCGCTTCATGTTTTCGCTCGAAAAGGCGAACTCAAATTG GTTAAAAAACTTATCAATGAAGGAATGGATGTCAATGTGTCTGCTTGGGGCCCCAAATCAAAAGGGGTGACCCCTCTCCACCTTGCTGCCGAAGGTGGTCACATTGGAGTGATGGATGTACTACTTGAGCGTGGTGCTGACATTGATGCCAGAACTAAGGGTGCCTGTGGCT GGACACCGCTCCACATTGCAGCCAAGGAAAGGAGGAGGGATGCTGTGAAATTCTTGTTAGAGAATGGAGCCTTCATGCCACCTGATATCAGTGATAGCAGATTTAACCCACCGCTTCATTACTGTCCCGGGCTGGAATGGGCCTACGAGGAGATGAAGCGACTTCGTCAAGAAGATTTGTCTGCTGGAGAGACATCTTACAGCTCCGAAAGTTAA